Proteins found in one Herbiconiux sp. A18JL235 genomic segment:
- a CDS encoding glutamate-1-semialdehyde 2,1-aminomutase: MPATTNATEFERAQQSMPGGVNSPVRAFRSVGGTPRFLVSARGPYVTDSEGVEYVDLVSSWGPAILGHAHPEVVAAVQQAAARGLSFGATTPAETDLAELVRERVTAGGVNPVEKLRLVSTGTEATMTAIRLARGFTGRELLVKFAGHYHGHSDSLLAEAGSGLATLALPASAGVPEAVAALTVVLPYNDLDAVRRLFAERGREIAAVIVEAAPANMGVVPPAPGFNAALADIAHANGSLLILDEVLTGFRVGAAGWWGLENGGRPVAEVHQDAPDAHHVPAYVPDLVTFGKVVGGGMPLAALGGRAEVMDSLAPLGPVYQAGTLSGNPVAVAAGITTLRLADGSVYEALDATAATISSAVSEALADAGVAHSVQRAGNLFSFTFGSAVPPRDYAEVQRQEGYRYGPFFHAMLDAGVSLPPSVYEAWFVSAAHDEAAVTRILDALPAAAAAAATATRPRQ, translated from the coding sequence ATGCCCGCCACCACCAACGCCACGGAGTTCGAGCGGGCACAGCAGTCGATGCCGGGCGGGGTCAACTCGCCGGTGCGCGCCTTTCGATCGGTGGGCGGCACCCCGCGCTTCCTGGTGTCGGCACGCGGCCCCTACGTCACCGACTCGGAGGGGGTCGAGTACGTCGACCTGGTGAGCTCGTGGGGGCCTGCAATCCTCGGCCACGCGCATCCCGAGGTGGTGGCCGCCGTGCAGCAGGCGGCGGCGCGCGGGCTCTCCTTCGGCGCCACGACACCGGCCGAGACCGACCTCGCCGAGCTTGTGCGTGAGCGGGTGACCGCGGGCGGGGTGAACCCGGTCGAGAAGCTCAGGCTGGTCTCCACCGGCACCGAGGCGACCATGACCGCCATCCGGCTCGCCCGCGGTTTCACCGGTCGTGAGCTGCTGGTGAAGTTCGCGGGGCACTACCACGGCCACTCCGACTCGCTCCTCGCCGAGGCGGGCTCGGGGCTCGCCACCTTGGCGCTGCCGGCGTCGGCGGGCGTGCCCGAGGCGGTCGCGGCCCTCACGGTCGTGCTCCCGTACAACGATCTCGACGCGGTGCGGCGACTCTTCGCTGAGCGCGGCCGAGAGATCGCCGCCGTCATCGTCGAGGCGGCGCCCGCGAACATGGGCGTGGTACCACCCGCGCCCGGCTTCAACGCTGCGCTCGCCGACATCGCCCACGCGAACGGGTCGCTCCTCATCCTCGACGAGGTGCTCACCGGCTTCCGGGTCGGCGCCGCCGGGTGGTGGGGGCTCGAGAACGGGGGCCGGCCCGTGGCCGAGGTGCATCAGGATGCCCCCGACGCCCACCACGTGCCGGCCTACGTTCCCGACCTGGTCACCTTCGGCAAGGTCGTCGGCGGTGGCATGCCCCTCGCCGCCCTCGGCGGGCGGGCCGAGGTCATGGACTCCCTGGCTCCGCTCGGGCCGGTCTACCAGGCCGGCACCCTGTCGGGGAACCCGGTCGCGGTGGCCGCGGGCATCACCACGCTGCGACTCGCCGACGGCTCGGTGTACGAGGCGCTCGACGCCACGGCGGCGACGATCTCCTCCGCGGTGTCGGAGGCGCTCGCCGACGCCGGGGTGGCCCACAGCGTGCAGCGCGCGGGCAACCTGTTCAGCTTCACCTTCGGCTCCGCCGTGCCCCCTCGCGACTACGCCGAGGTGCAGCGTCAGGAGGGGTACCGCTACGGCCCCTTCTTCCACGCGATGCTCGACGCCGGTGTCTCGCTCCCGCCCTCGGTGTACGAGGCCTGGTTCGTCTCGGCTGCGCACGACGAGGCGGCGGTCACCCGCATCCTCGACGCGCTCCCAGCCGCGGCGGCCGCAGCAGCGACGGCGACCCGGCCGCGGCAGTGA
- a CDS encoding rhodanese-related sulfurtransferase, translating to MPIPKILLYYVFAPVADPEAVRLWQRDLGESLGLRGRILISAHGINGTVGGELDAVKRYLRKTREFAPFRELDAKWSEGTALEDAPASPHTPYRAITDFPRLSVKVRDEIVSFGAPDELRVDEHGVVGGGVRLTPGQVHELVDERRAAGEEVVFFDGRNPFEAEIGRFENAVVPEVASTRDFVAELDSGRYDHLKSSPVVTYCTGGIRCEVLSSLMVARGFERVFQLDGGIVRYGEAYGDGGLWHGSLAVFDGRESIAFSPQVEVISHCAGCGTPTARLQNCSDPACRSRLVVCEACSAAHDMSCREHAAQE from the coding sequence GTGCCCATCCCGAAGATCCTCCTGTACTACGTCTTCGCACCGGTGGCCGACCCGGAGGCGGTACGGCTCTGGCAGCGCGACCTCGGCGAGTCTCTCGGGCTGCGTGGGCGCATCCTCATCTCCGCGCACGGCATCAACGGCACCGTGGGCGGCGAGCTCGACGCGGTGAAGCGCTACCTCCGCAAGACCCGCGAGTTCGCCCCGTTCCGCGAGCTCGACGCGAAGTGGAGCGAGGGCACGGCGCTCGAAGACGCCCCGGCGAGCCCGCACACCCCCTACCGAGCGATCACCGACTTCCCGCGTCTCAGCGTGAAGGTGCGCGACGAGATCGTGAGCTTCGGTGCTCCGGACGAGCTGCGGGTCGACGAGCACGGGGTGGTGGGGGGCGGCGTGCGGCTGACGCCCGGGCAGGTGCACGAACTCGTCGACGAGCGCCGCGCTGCCGGCGAGGAGGTCGTGTTCTTCGACGGCCGGAACCCGTTCGAGGCCGAGATCGGGCGGTTCGAGAACGCCGTCGTGCCCGAGGTCGCCTCCACCCGCGACTTCGTCGCCGAACTCGACAGCGGCCGGTACGACCACCTCAAGTCATCCCCGGTCGTGACGTATTGCACCGGCGGCATACGATGCGAGGTGCTCTCGTCGCTCATGGTCGCGCGGGGTTTCGAGCGGGTCTTCCAGCTCGACGGCGGCATCGTGCGCTACGGCGAGGCCTACGGCGACGGGGGGCTCTGGCACGGTTCGCTCGCCGTCTTCGACGGCCGCGAGTCGATCGCCTTCTCACCCCAGGTCGAGGTGATCTCGCACTGCGCCGGATGCGGCACCCCCACGGCGCGGCTGCAGAACTGCTCCGACCCCGCCTGCCGCTCACGGCTCGTGGTGTGCGAGGCCTGCAGCGCGGCCCACGACATGAGCTGCCGGGAGCACGCAGCGCAGGAATAG
- a CDS encoding phytoene desaturase family protein, producing MQAVENFDVVVVGGGHNGLVAAAYLAAAGQTVCVLERDDHLGGAAVSSYAFEGMDARLSRYSYLVSLLPQKIVDDLRLDVTLRRRRYSSYTPEPGTDRGLLIDNDDPVATRDSFASVGAAADADAFERFGADLARLAAAVWPTLTEPLPTRSELRALLGDDELWRAFVEEPVGVEIERRFASDLVRGVVATDALIGTFASVHEATLAQNVCFLYHVVGGGTGDWDVPVGGMGAVTGELERAARAAGAELRTGAEVVSVSPEGAVDYLDASTGATRRVQAGRVLANVAPALLDRLLGIDPAPGVPAPGDPTPGTPAAGTPAPEGAQVKVNLLLSRLPRLRDAQVSPEAAFGGTFHINELLSQLEAAHAEAEGGAVPRVVPAEIYCHSLTDPSILSPELQQAGAQTLTVFALHTPHRLLADGVTNARELGAAVLSSLDSVLAEPIEPLLLRDAHGEPCIEVKTTADLEAALGMPGGNIFHGSLSWPFVDDDAPLTTAAERWGVATGHPRILLCGSGSRRGGAVSGLGGYSAAMAVLEDGIDGA from the coding sequence ATGCAGGCTGTGGAGAACTTCGATGTCGTGGTTGTCGGTGGAGGACACAACGGCCTCGTCGCCGCCGCCTATCTCGCCGCCGCCGGGCAGACTGTCTGCGTGCTCGAGCGGGACGACCACCTCGGCGGCGCGGCGGTCTCCTCGTATGCCTTCGAGGGAATGGATGCCCGCCTCTCCCGCTACTCCTACCTGGTCAGCCTCCTCCCGCAGAAGATCGTCGACGACCTCCGCCTCGACGTCACGCTGCGACGTCGCCGCTACTCCTCCTACACGCCGGAGCCCGGAACCGACCGCGGCCTCCTCATCGACAACGACGACCCGGTCGCCACCCGCGACTCGTTCGCATCGGTGGGCGCGGCCGCCGACGCCGACGCCTTCGAGCGCTTCGGCGCCGATCTCGCCCGGCTCGCCGCGGCCGTCTGGCCCACCCTCACCGAACCGCTTCCCACCCGCAGCGAGCTGCGCGCCCTCCTCGGCGATGATGAACTCTGGCGCGCTTTCGTCGAAGAGCCTGTGGGCGTCGAGATCGAGCGCAGGTTCGCCTCAGACCTGGTGCGGGGCGTCGTCGCCACCGACGCGCTCATCGGCACCTTCGCCTCGGTTCACGAGGCCACCCTCGCCCAGAACGTGTGCTTCCTCTACCACGTCGTCGGCGGCGGCACCGGCGACTGGGACGTCCCCGTCGGCGGCATGGGCGCCGTGACGGGCGAGCTCGAGCGGGCGGCCCGCGCCGCCGGAGCCGAGCTGCGCACCGGAGCCGAGGTGGTGAGCGTCTCGCCGGAGGGAGCCGTCGACTACCTTGACGCGTCGACGGGCGCCACTCGGCGGGTGCAGGCCGGCCGGGTGCTCGCGAACGTCGCGCCTGCGCTGCTCGACCGTCTGCTCGGGATCGACCCCGCGCCCGGCGTCCCCGCGCCCGGCGACCCCACACCCGGTACCCCCGCAGCCGGCACCCCCGCCCCCGAGGGCGCCCAGGTGAAGGTCAACCTCCTCCTCTCCCGACTTCCTCGCCTCCGCGACGCCCAGGTATCGCCCGAGGCGGCCTTCGGCGGCACCTTCCACATCAACGAACTGCTGAGCCAGCTCGAGGCCGCCCATGCCGAGGCGGAGGGGGGCGCCGTGCCCCGCGTGGTGCCCGCCGAGATCTACTGCCATTCGCTGACCGACCCGAGCATCCTGTCGCCCGAGCTGCAGCAGGCGGGTGCGCAGACCCTCACGGTGTTCGCCCTGCACACCCCGCACCGGCTCCTCGCCGACGGGGTGACGAATGCGCGTGAGCTCGGCGCCGCGGTGCTGAGCTCGCTCGACAGCGTGCTGGCCGAGCCGATCGAGCCGCTGCTCCTGCGCGACGCCCACGGTGAGCCCTGCATCGAGGTGAAGACGACGGCCGACCTCGAGGCGGCTCTCGGCATGCCGGGTGGCAACATCTTCCACGGCTCGCTCAGCTGGCCGTTCGTCGACGACGACGCGCCCCTCACCACTGCGGCGGAGCGGTGGGGCGTGGCGACCGGGCATCCGCGCATCCTGCTCTGCGGATCGGGGTCGCGCCGAGGCGGCGCCGTGTCGGGCCTCGGCGGCTACAGCGCCGCCATGGCCGTGCTCGAAGACGGCATCGACGGCGCCTGA
- a CDS encoding ATP-binding cassette domain-containing protein → MPTGVPIEFAHLTKSFGTVNAVSDLTLTVEPGQVTGFLGPNGAGKTTTLRMLLGLVRPTSGAATFGGSRYAELHSPLATVGASLEAASFHPGRSARNHLAVYAQAAGLPKTAPDAALEKVGLSGYGNRRVGGYSLGMRQRLGLAFALLGDPGVLVLDEPINGLDPEGIKWIRLLLRGMAAEGRTVLISSHLLSEVQQTVDEVVIISHGALVHRGELSSLDTSDSKQVQVNADDRDRLAEIIRAAGYEVSKLRSGVLVENAEAGVIGRLAFDAGIPLTGLSQKRTGLEESFLALVGEEGAL, encoded by the coding sequence ATGCCCACCGGCGTACCCATCGAGTTCGCACATCTGACGAAGTCGTTCGGCACCGTGAACGCCGTCTCCGACCTCACCCTCACCGTCGAACCCGGGCAGGTCACGGGGTTCCTCGGGCCGAACGGAGCGGGCAAGACGACCACCCTCCGCATGCTCCTCGGCCTCGTGCGCCCGACTTCCGGCGCTGCCACGTTCGGCGGCTCGCGCTACGCCGAGCTGCACTCCCCGCTCGCGACCGTCGGGGCCTCGCTCGAGGCGGCGAGCTTCCACCCGGGCCGATCCGCCCGCAACCACCTCGCGGTCTACGCGCAGGCGGCGGGCCTCCCGAAGACGGCTCCGGATGCGGCACTCGAGAAGGTGGGCCTCTCCGGCTACGGCAACCGGCGGGTGGGCGGGTACTCGCTCGGCATGCGCCAGCGGCTCGGGCTCGCATTCGCACTGCTCGGCGACCCGGGAGTGCTGGTGCTCGACGAGCCCATCAACGGGCTCGACCCGGAGGGCATCAAGTGGATCCGCCTGTTGCTGCGCGGCATGGCCGCCGAGGGGCGCACCGTGCTCATCAGCTCGCACCTGCTGAGCGAAGTGCAGCAGACCGTCGACGAGGTCGTCATCATCTCGCACGGAGCGCTCGTGCACCGCGGCGAGCTGTCGAGCCTCGACACCTCCGACTCGAAACAGGTGCAGGTGAACGCCGACGACCGCGACCGGCTCGCCGAGATCATCCGTGCCGCCGGCTACGAGGTGTCGAAGCTGCGCTCGGGAGTTCTCGTCGAGAACGCCGAGGCGGGGGTGATCGGCCGGCTCGCCTTCGACGCGGGAATACCGCTCACCGGGTTGTCGCAGAAGCGCACCGGTCTCGAGGAGTCGTTCCTCGCGCTCGTGGGCGAGGAGGGTGCGCTGTGA
- a CDS encoding LssY C-terminal domain-containing protein, with protein MADPSAEELEDAGLVEHIRRRTLRGSVGLVVDSAFFLFGTLATAWLAFLVATESFARGWQQLWFLVVFWLVVAYLLLPRVHSILTLFYVPDYFIGRAKTREGLLGDPVNVALRGTEQQVHEAMVRAGWHQADDMGLTSALRTVRATLLRRSYPGAPVSRLFLFGQLQDFTYQQEVEGNPAKRHHVRFWRCPPGWLLPGGHEADWMAAGTYDRSIGLSFFTLQITHRIDKDTDRERDHIVSTLVEGNPDASVQLIKNFSTGYHHVNGGGDAIVTDGDLPVIDLREVAVGEDAGGGGTATAGASERPVAPTPAAVFTESPIASTRRPAAIYLGVLLMVARILSALGAVVVVAFSLGDGEIDFRTLTGALTPADARYLASVVAAVFVTVALLVIALYTVLAFLIYHGHNWARFTGMGISAAAVVVTAIDFVKGGPQITLQTNLVGLSFDVLVLLALSGTEARRFSHRRAVERRQARAERRLDGGR; from the coding sequence ATGGCCGATCCGAGCGCCGAGGAGCTCGAAGACGCCGGTCTGGTCGAGCACATCAGACGCCGCACCCTGCGCGGATCGGTGGGGCTCGTCGTCGACAGCGCCTTCTTCCTGTTCGGAACGCTGGCGACGGCCTGGCTCGCCTTCCTGGTCGCCACCGAGTCGTTCGCCAGGGGCTGGCAGCAGCTGTGGTTCCTCGTCGTGTTCTGGCTCGTCGTGGCGTACCTGCTGCTGCCCCGGGTGCACAGCATCCTCACTCTGTTCTACGTTCCCGACTACTTCATCGGCCGCGCGAAGACCCGCGAGGGCTTGCTCGGCGACCCCGTGAACGTCGCCCTGCGGGGCACCGAGCAGCAGGTGCACGAGGCCATGGTGCGGGCTGGCTGGCACCAGGCCGACGACATGGGCCTCACCTCGGCGCTGCGCACGGTGCGGGCGACCCTGCTGCGGCGCAGCTACCCGGGTGCGCCGGTCTCGCGCCTGTTCCTGTTCGGCCAGCTGCAGGACTTCACCTACCAGCAGGAGGTGGAGGGCAATCCGGCCAAACGTCACCACGTGCGGTTCTGGCGCTGCCCCCCTGGGTGGCTGCTGCCCGGCGGGCACGAGGCCGACTGGATGGCCGCCGGCACCTACGACCGCAGCATCGGCCTGTCGTTCTTCACGCTGCAGATCACCCACCGCATCGACAAGGACACCGACCGCGAGCGCGACCACATCGTGAGCACCCTGGTGGAAGGGAATCCGGATGCGTCGGTGCAGCTGATCAAGAACTTCTCGACCGGCTACCACCACGTCAACGGCGGGGGTGACGCCATCGTCACCGACGGCGATCTGCCCGTCATCGACCTGCGCGAGGTGGCGGTGGGCGAGGATGCCGGAGGTGGCGGCACCGCAACCGCCGGCGCCTCCGAACGACCGGTCGCACCCACCCCGGCCGCCGTGTTCACGGAATCGCCGATCGCGAGCACTCGGCGACCCGCAGCGATCTATCTGGGTGTGCTGCTGATGGTGGCGCGCATCCTGTCGGCCCTCGGCGCCGTGGTGGTGGTCGCCTTCTCGCTCGGCGACGGTGAGATCGACTTCAGAACGCTGACCGGTGCGCTGACGCCCGCCGATGCGCGCTACCTGGCCTCGGTGGTGGCCGCGGTCTTCGTCACCGTCGCGCTGCTCGTCATTGCGCTGTACACGGTGCTGGCGTTCCTGATCTATCACGGGCACAACTGGGCCCGGTTCACGGGGATGGGCATCAGTGCCGCCGCCGTGGTGGTGACGGCGATCGACTTCGTGAAGGGTGGGCCGCAGATCACCCTGCAGACGAACCTGGTGGGGTTGTCGTTCGACGTGCTCGTGCTGCTCGCCCTGTCGGGAACGGAGGCCAGGCGGTTCTCGCACCGGCGGGCCGTGGAGCGGCGCCAGGCGCGCGCGGAGCGACGGCTCGACGGGGGGCGCTGA
- a CDS encoding MDR family oxidoreductase codes for MARAMMATEKGAAARLLEIDDEEFFEGSGGDEAVDLDVLFSSVNFKDGLAITGRPGVLRAWPLIPGIDIVGRVTRSRSSRFAPGDLVVLNGDGIGENRHGGFATKARVRPDALLHLPEAISPERAAAIGTAGFTSMLAVLALQDAGVTPDDGEVLVTGAAGGVGSVAISLLAGRGYTVVASSGRVEAQGDYLRSLGAARVVDRSPLGEPGKPLQTQQWAGAVDSVGSTTLANVLAQTNYGGTVVACGLAAGSELPTTVMPFILRGVTLTGANSVEAPRALRERAWTDLANELDLGLLDSMTTTIGLDAVADTAERILAGQVRGRTVVDVAS; via the coding sequence ATGGCCCGAGCGATGATGGCGACGGAGAAGGGCGCGGCCGCGCGGCTGCTCGAGATCGACGACGAGGAGTTCTTCGAGGGGTCGGGTGGCGACGAGGCCGTCGACCTCGACGTGCTGTTCTCGAGCGTGAACTTCAAGGACGGCCTCGCGATCACCGGCCGGCCGGGCGTGCTGCGCGCATGGCCGCTCATCCCGGGCATCGACATCGTGGGCCGCGTCACGCGCTCCCGATCGTCGCGCTTCGCACCGGGCGACCTCGTGGTGCTGAACGGAGACGGCATCGGCGAGAACCGTCACGGCGGCTTCGCCACGAAGGCGCGGGTGCGACCGGATGCGCTGCTGCACCTCCCCGAGGCGATCTCACCCGAGCGGGCAGCCGCGATCGGCACCGCGGGCTTCACCTCGATGCTGGCCGTGCTGGCGCTGCAAGACGCCGGGGTCACGCCCGACGACGGCGAGGTGCTCGTCACGGGCGCGGCAGGCGGTGTCGGCTCGGTGGCGATCTCCCTCCTGGCCGGCCGCGGCTACACCGTCGTCGCGTCGTCGGGCCGCGTGGAGGCGCAGGGCGACTACCTGCGGTCCTTGGGTGCCGCCCGGGTCGTCGACCGCTCGCCCCTGGGCGAGCCGGGCAAGCCGCTGCAGACCCAGCAGTGGGCGGGAGCCGTCGACTCCGTCGGAAGCACCACCCTCGCGAACGTGCTCGCGCAGACGAACTACGGCGGCACCGTCGTGGCCTGCGGCCTCGCGGCGGGAAGCGAGCTGCCCACCACGGTGATGCCGTTCATCCTCCGCGGGGTGACGCTCACCGGCGCGAACTCGGTCGAGGCCCCTCGTGCGCTCCGCGAGCGCGCCTGGACCGACCTCGCGAACGAGCTCGACCTCGGTCTCCTCGACTCGATGACCACCACCATCGGTCTCGACGCCGTCGCCGACACCGCCGAACGCATCCTCGCCGGCCAGGTGCGCGGCCGCACCGTCGTCGACGTCGCCTCGTAG
- a CDS encoding ABC transporter permease yields the protein MNLLSAVRSEITKITSTRLWWVLSLIMVGYVALCAGGMAVILGGLGSQANGPAIPSAQLPSLVYSFATSVGYVFPVLFGALAVTSEFRFQSLTPTFLAVPRRGFVLAGKVIALLLAGAVFGVLALIASMGVGAGLLAAFGVDPLLSTPEIWAFVGRSILAMALWSALGVGLGALVPSQVAAIVIVLAFTQFVEPLLRVAAGFTDWSAQVAQFLPGAASDSLVGASVYAAMSGGGAGLEWWQGGLVLAAYAAVATVIGFFTSWRRDVS from the coding sequence GTGAACCTCCTCTCCGCTGTGCGCTCCGAGATCACGAAGATCACCAGCACCCGCCTGTGGTGGGTGCTCTCGCTCATCATGGTGGGCTACGTCGCGCTGTGCGCGGGCGGGATGGCCGTCATCCTCGGCGGCCTGGGGTCGCAGGCGAACGGGCCCGCCATCCCCTCGGCCCAGCTGCCCTCGCTGGTGTACAGCTTCGCGACCTCGGTGGGCTACGTGTTCCCCGTGCTGTTCGGAGCGCTCGCGGTGACGAGCGAGTTCCGGTTCCAGTCACTCACCCCGACGTTCCTCGCGGTGCCGCGGCGCGGGTTCGTGCTGGCGGGCAAGGTCATCGCGCTGCTGCTCGCCGGCGCCGTGTTCGGGGTATTGGCACTGATCGCGTCGATGGGCGTCGGTGCGGGTCTGCTCGCCGCGTTCGGCGTCGACCCGCTGCTGTCGACACCCGAGATCTGGGCGTTCGTGGGGCGCAGCATCCTCGCCATGGCGCTGTGGTCGGCGCTCGGGGTGGGGCTCGGAGCCCTCGTGCCCAGCCAGGTCGCCGCCATCGTCATCGTGCTCGCCTTCACCCAGTTCGTCGAGCCGCTGCTGAGGGTGGCTGCGGGGTTCACCGACTGGTCGGCGCAGGTGGCCCAGTTCCTGCCGGGCGCGGCCAGCGACTCCCTGGTGGGTGCGAGCGTCTACGCCGCCATGTCCGGGGGCGGCGCCGGCCTCGAGTGGTGGCAGGGCGGGCTCGTGCTCGCCGCCTACGCCGCCGTCGCCACGGTCATCGGCTTCTTCACCTCTTGGCGCCGCGACGTCTCGTAG
- a CDS encoding isocitrate lyase/phosphoenolpyruvate mutase family protein encodes MSSPSPHSAAADPHRSSAPRDSYDPQLAHPSHELIHDRADALLALHHAPEILTVVNVWDVASATVIADLPETKALATASHGIAAAYGFEDGEKIPVDLMIEAVGRIALSTSLPVSADLEGGYGDTGETVRRAIGVGVVGANIEDRMRPHIESVENVAEVMKAAEAEGVRFVLNARTDALLRRGDRPLDEAIDDAIERGRAYLDAGAACVFVPGLVDEAIAERLVDGIGHLKVSVIGVPGALSPERYQELGIARISYGPWPQRVALAALRQSARSLYAGGVLPADTPVLT; translated from the coding sequence ATGAGCTCTCCCTCCCCCCATAGCGCAGCCGCCGACCCACACCGCTCGAGCGCTCCGCGCGACTCCTACGACCCGCAGCTCGCCCACCCGAGCCACGAGCTCATCCACGATCGTGCCGACGCTCTGCTCGCGCTGCATCACGCTCCCGAGATCCTCACCGTGGTGAACGTCTGGGACGTCGCCAGCGCCACCGTCATCGCCGACCTGCCTGAGACCAAGGCCCTCGCCACGGCCAGCCACGGCATCGCGGCCGCCTACGGCTTCGAGGACGGCGAGAAGATCCCGGTCGATCTCATGATCGAAGCGGTCGGGCGCATCGCGCTCTCGACCTCGTTGCCGGTCTCGGCCGACCTCGAGGGCGGCTACGGCGACACGGGCGAGACGGTCAGGCGCGCCATCGGCGTGGGCGTGGTCGGCGCCAACATCGAAGACCGGATGCGCCCCCACATCGAGTCCGTCGAGAACGTCGCCGAGGTGATGAAGGCCGCCGAGGCCGAGGGCGTGCGGTTCGTGCTGAACGCGCGCACCGACGCGCTGCTGCGGCGCGGCGACCGCCCGCTCGACGAGGCGATCGACGACGCCATCGAACGCGGTCGCGCCTACCTCGACGCGGGTGCGGCGTGCGTGTTCGTGCCCGGGCTCGTCGACGAGGCGATCGCCGAGCGGCTGGTCGACGGCATCGGGCACCTCAAGGTGAGCGTCATCGGCGTACCGGGCGCGCTCTCCCCCGAGCGCTACCAGGAGCTCGGCATCGCCCGCATCTCCTACGGCCCGTGGCCGCAACGGGTCGCGCTGGCCGCCCTGCGGCAGTCGGCGCGCTCGCTCTACGCCGGCGGCGTGCTGCCGGCCGACACCCCGGTGCTCACCTAG
- a CDS encoding acyl-CoA thioesterase produces the protein MHFLLRTLLQSLRSRFRSRLGVWEVSSTPFRVIPTDLDVLRHMNNGVYLSLLDIARLDLMQRSGTWSKLSERGWYPVVVAETISFRRSLQLWQRFEVESRVLGFDDRSVLMEQRFVVRGEIYARAFIRARFLKRSGGIVPVDDLKAIVGPAPAGDRFPEWAASWAEATKLPSTKAPAASVWE, from the coding sequence GTGCACTTCCTGCTGCGAACCCTGCTCCAGTCCCTGCGCTCCCGCTTCAGGTCGCGGCTCGGCGTCTGGGAGGTCTCGAGCACGCCGTTCCGTGTGATCCCGACCGACCTCGACGTGCTGCGCCATATGAACAACGGCGTCTACCTGTCGCTACTCGACATCGCCCGCCTCGATCTCATGCAGCGCAGCGGCACCTGGTCGAAGCTCAGCGAGAGGGGCTGGTACCCGGTCGTCGTGGCCGAGACCATCAGCTTCCGGCGCTCGCTGCAGCTGTGGCAGCGATTCGAGGTGGAGAGCAGGGTGCTCGGCTTCGACGACCGGTCGGTGCTGATGGAGCAGCGGTTCGTCGTGCGCGGGGAGATCTATGCCCGTGCCTTCATCCGTGCCCGCTTCCTCAAGCGGTCAGGCGGCATCGTGCCGGTCGACGATCTGAAGGCCATCGTCGGGCCCGCCCCTGCGGGCGACCGCTTCCCCGAGTGGGCGGCGTCGTGGGCCGAGGCGACGAAGCTGCCGTCGACGAAGGCGCCGGCGGCGAGCGTCTGGGAGTAG